A stretch of the Campylobacter sp. 19-13652 genome encodes the following:
- a CDS encoding type II toxin-antitoxin system PemK/MazF family toxin, which produces MSENNEFNQWNEIKKQTQKDKPKMVKLGRVYWVKVGKNIGSEIYGKKPDFRRPVLVLSKIYNNAFIGIPLSSKTNKKGFLYHIFTDKQGKAQSALLSQVRLFDTRRVIGFADISVLKSDFNTIADKLVRDIIKYPSSEAGYPSHTQSVGD; this is translated from the coding sequence ATGAGCGAAAATAACGAGTTTAACCAGTGGAATGAGATTAAAAAGCAAACTCAGAAAGATAAGCCAAAAATGGTAAAGCTAGGCAGGGTGTATTGGGTAAAAGTAGGCAAAAATATAGGTAGCGAAATCTATGGTAAAAAGCCTGATTTTAGGCGACCTGTATTAGTGCTTTCAAAGATTTACAACAACGCCTTTATCGGCATACCGCTAAGCTCAAAGACAAACAAAAAGGGCTTTTTATATCACATCTTTACCGACAAACAAGGCAAAGCACAGAGCGCACTTTTAAGTCAGGTAAGGCTTTTTGATACTCGTAGGGTTATTGGATTTGCTGATATTTCTGTATTAAAGAGTGATTTTAACACTATTGCGGATAAGCTTGTAAGAGATATAATAAAATATCCCAGCTCAGAGGCTGGGTATCCGAGCCACACGCAAAGCGTAGGGGACTAA